Proteins from a genomic interval of Candidatus Omnitrophota bacterium:
- a CDS encoding TrkH family potassium uptake protein, translated as MNKLSPPQIVALSFLLVIIIGTVLLSLPISIQGRETIDIIDAIFTATSATCVTGLIVKDTGSFFSPFGRAIILLLFQCGGLGIMTLSTLFAVLLGRKLTIRRNVIVQSALGRHKIEGLTTLVKYILCFTFGIELLGAGLLFLRWIQGPGVSIKQAAWWSVFHAVSAFCNAGFSLFSDSFAGYRGDWYVILVMSIMIILGGLGFVVLMDTRKLKFWRRNKAFIFKTLNLQSKVVLTLTVFLILIGIIFFLFSEGQNTLKGLSFKDKILVSSFQSVTSRTAGFNTINIGALRMGTLFFLMFLMFIGASPGSTGGGIKTATFGVVAAGLWAMIKNKKEVSIFKRTIPKDVVRKALVVFLMALGWILLFSLALSVVEGENVGRSSNSFLPMLFEVTSAFGTVGLSTGLSSNLTSLGKVLIILTMYAGRIGPLTLALAIALREEKVIYRYPEERIMVG; from the coding sequence TAAGTCCTCCCCAGATAGTGGCCCTAAGTTTTTTGCTGGTTATTATAATCGGGACTGTCTTATTGAGTTTGCCGATATCTATTCAGGGCCGGGAAACGATAGATATTATCGACGCGATCTTTACCGCTACCAGCGCTACTTGTGTTACCGGGTTAATAGTCAAGGATACGGGAAGTTTCTTTTCGCCGTTCGGCCGCGCAATAATATTGCTCCTGTTCCAGTGCGGAGGGTTGGGGATAATGACTTTGTCCACCCTGTTTGCTGTTCTGTTGGGCAGAAAATTGACCATCAGGAGAAACGTTATTGTCCAGAGCGCTTTAGGCCGCCATAAAATAGAAGGCTTAACCACATTGGTCAAGTACATTTTATGCTTTACCTTTGGGATAGAGCTTTTAGGCGCCGGTCTTTTATTTCTGAGGTGGATTCAAGGCCCGGGTGTTTCAATTAAACAAGCCGCCTGGTGGTCAGTATTCCATGCCGTTTCAGCATTTTGCAATGCCGGATTTTCCCTGTTTTCCGATAGCTTTGCCGGTTATCGGGGTGATTGGTATGTCATTTTGGTGATGAGCATAATGATCATTCTTGGAGGGCTGGGTTTTGTCGTTTTAATGGATACGAGAAAACTGAAATTCTGGCGCAGGAATAAGGCCTTTATTTTTAAAACGCTTAACCTTCAAAGCAAGGTAGTCCTGACATTAACCGTTTTTTTAATTCTGATTGGAATAATCTTTTTCTTATTTTCAGAAGGCCAAAATACATTAAAGGGCCTTTCTTTTAAGGACAAAATTTTAGTGTCATCTTTTCAATCCGTTACTTCCCGGACAGCCGGATTCAATACTATAAATATCGGCGCGCTGCGGATGGGAACTTTGTTTTTCTTGATGTTTTTGATGTTCATCGGGGCCTCGCCGGGTTCGACCGGCGGCGGGATAAAGACCGCTACTTTCGGGGTGGTGGCGGCCGGTCTCTGGGCTATGATCAAGAACAAGAAAGAGGTTTCGATTTTTAAAAGAACCATCCCTAAAGATGTTGTTCGTAAAGCCCTGGTGGTTTTTTTGATGGCCCTGGGTTGGATTTTATTGTTCAGCCTGGCCCTTTCCGTGGTAGAAGGAGAAAATGTCGGCCGGTCGTCAAACTCATTTTTGCCTATGCTGTTTGAAGTAACTTCTGCCTTCGGAACCGTAGGGTTATCCACAGGCCTGAGCTCTAATTTGACCAGCCTGGGCAAGGTGTTGATTATTCTAACGATGTATGCCGGCAGAATCGGACCGCTGACTTTAGCTCTGGCGATTGCCTTGCGTGAAGAAAAAGTAATTTATAGATATCCCGAAGAAAGAATTATGGTTGGATAG
- the pheS gene encoding phenylalanine--tRNA ligase subunit alpha: protein MKEYLKEIEKEALGRIGQVSRKQDLENLERKYLGRKGKLSEVIKKIGMLSLSERSLVGQTANRVKEKISRQIQLKKGFLKQLPGRAAKEKIDISLPGVLPDIGHSHPITQIIEQIAGIFSRLGFHLVEGPEIETEYYNFEALNMPVFHPSRETFHTFYTTDNFLLRSQTSTVQIRVMEKRQPPISVIAPGKVFRPDATDASHSFMFHQVEGLMVDKKATFAELKGILTVFLKQMFGSKIKMRFRPHYFPFTEPSAEIDISCIICKGAGCRVCSQKGWLEILGAGLVDPAVFKAVGYNPEEVTGFAFGMGVERIAMLKYGIDDIRLLFENDLRLLEQF, encoded by the coding sequence ATGAAAGAATATTTGAAGGAGATAGAAAAAGAAGCCCTGGGCCGGATAGGGCAGGTAAGCCGCAAACAGGACTTGGAAAATCTGGAAAGAAAATACCTTGGTCGCAAGGGAAAGCTTTCTGAGGTCATAAAAAAAATAGGGATGCTTTCCTTAAGCGAGCGGTCCTTGGTCGGACAGACAGCCAATCGGGTCAAGGAAAAGATATCCCGGCAGATACAACTCAAGAAAGGGTTTTTAAAACAATTGCCTGGCCGGGCAGCAAAGGAGAAAATAGACATCAGTCTTCCCGGGGTTTTGCCGGATATCGGCCACTCCCATCCGATCACTCAGATTATTGAGCAGATAGCCGGGATTTTCTCAAGATTAGGGTTTCATCTGGTAGAAGGGCCGGAGATAGAAACAGAATATTATAATTTTGAAGCCCTGAATATGCCTGTTTTTCACCCTTCCAGAGAGACCTTTCACACATTCTATACCACCGATAATTTTCTTCTGCGCAGCCAGACCTCGACAGTTCAGATCAGGGTTATGGAAAAAAGGCAACCTCCTATTTCAGTGATTGCTCCGGGAAAGGTTTTCCGTCCTGATGCTACTGATGCCAGCCATTCTTTTATGTTTCATCAAGTAGAAGGATTAATGGTAGATAAAAAGGCAACCTTTGCAGAATTAAAGGGTATTTTAACTGTATTTTTAAAACAGATGTTTGGCTCGAAGATCAAGATGAGGTTCAGACCTCATTATTTTCCTTTTACCGAACCCAGCGCAGAGATAGATATATCCTGTATAATTTGCAAAGGTGCCGGCTGCCGGGTTTGTTCGCAGAAAGGGTGGCTTGAGATTTTGGGGGCGGGCCTTGTTGACCCGGCTGTGTTTAAAGCGGTAGGATATAATCCAGAGGAGGTTACTGGTTTTGCCTTTGGTATGGGAGTGGAACGGATTGCTATGTTGAAGTATGGAATAGACGATATCCGTTTATTGTTTGAGAATGATTTAAGGCTGTTAGAACAATTTTAG
- the pheT gene encoding phenylalanine--tRNA ligase subunit beta, giving the protein MKVTYNWLKDYLKSDISPDKLADKLTMGGLEVTSLEKTTAGDWLMDLEVTTNRPDWLSVLGVAREAGAITAKPISLPPGSISKAVDIKDQRIEAVILDPRGCPRYTARLVTNLEPRPTPQWMKERLEAVGLRPINLIVDITNFVLLEYGQPLHAFDYDKLKGSKLFIRRARKTEKLLVIDQKLIELDPEMLVIADKDRPAALAGIIGGKNSEVDPGTKNVLLESAYFDPILIRKTSRKLGLVTESSYRFERRINLEAVAEASSRACHLLEKLAGAKIDRTIVDIGKKICEREKICLDPLKVNQTLGVELSAKRICDLLNRLDLKAVIANDKAIEVEIPSFRRDLTRPIDLIEEAGRIYGYQNIPVVTPKIKVSTLKQDLTKSVELKVRRLLVSAGLSEIINYSLISRNTLKKINMQNEKVVSVKNPLTREQEIMRPGLLGGMLTTVSRNKDRRIDDVRIFELSRVYLPEGVKKLPVEQLNLSIAFSGKKLPSWRVKRGPFDFYDLKGLLEVCLADLKITDYRIIDRQYPWLNPASSACLEIGSDYIGYLGEAAEDLLDNFDLNSPVYILECNFDKLVSHSVLKKKFKPVIKYPAVCYDVAVVVKEAIASGEVISLVRAAGGKLVNRVDLFDVYRGKQVPEGCKSLAYSVEYQAVDRTLTTKEVDQVHSKIRQDLEKKLGARIR; this is encoded by the coding sequence ATGAAAGTAACTTATAACTGGCTGAAAGATTATCTAAAGTCTGATATTTCTCCGGATAAACTGGCTGATAAACTGACGATGGGAGGGCTGGAGGTTACGTCTTTAGAAAAGACAACAGCCGGAGATTGGCTTATGGATTTAGAAGTTACTACCAATCGTCCGGACTGGTTAAGCGTGCTTGGTGTGGCCCGGGAGGCAGGTGCGATAACTGCTAAACCAATAAGCCTGCCGCCTGGTTCTATAAGTAAAGCGGTGGATATCAAAGATCAAAGAATAGAGGCAGTGATATTAGACCCCCGTGGCTGCCCGCGATATACAGCTCGTTTGGTTACAAATCTAGAGCCGAGGCCAACCCCGCAATGGATGAAGGAAAGATTAGAAGCAGTGGGTTTGAGGCCGATAAATCTTATTGTGGATATCACTAACTTTGTTTTGTTGGAATATGGCCAGCCGCTTCATGCTTTTGACTATGATAAGTTAAAAGGATCTAAATTATTTATCAGGCGGGCCAGAAAGACAGAAAAACTCTTGGTCATTGACCAGAAACTGATAGAGCTTGATCCGGAAATGCTGGTAATAGCCGATAAAGACAGGCCGGCAGCATTGGCCGGCATTATCGGAGGAAAAAATTCCGAGGTAGATCCAGGGACTAAAAATGTTTTATTAGAAAGTGCATATTTCGATCCTATTTTAATAAGAAAGACCAGCAGAAAACTGGGGTTAGTCACCGAATCTTCCTACCGGTTTGAGAGAAGAATTAACCTGGAGGCGGTAGCCGAAGCTTCTAGCAGGGCTTGTCACCTTCTGGAAAAATTAGCCGGCGCAAAAATAGACCGGACTATTGTAGATATCGGCAAAAAAATCTGCGAAAGAGAAAAAATCTGCTTAGATCCCCTTAAAGTAAATCAGACCCTGGGAGTGGAATTATCCGCTAAGCGCATTTGCGATCTGCTTAACCGGCTGGACCTGAAGGCCGTCATTGCTAACGATAAGGCCATTGAGGTAGAGATACCGTCCTTTCGCAGGGATCTAACCAGGCCAATAGACCTGATCGAGGAGGCCGGCCGGATATACGGGTATCAAAATATCCCGGTGGTTACCCCGAAGATTAAAGTTAGCACTCTTAAGCAGGATTTGACTAAATCTGTCGAATTAAAAGTCCGCCGACTTTTAGTATCAGCAGGGTTAAGCGAGATTATAAATTACAGCCTGATCAGCCGTAATACGCTCAAAAAAATAAACATGCAAAACGAAAAAGTTGTTTCTGTAAAAAATCCCTTGACCAGAGAACAGGAAATTATGCGGCCCGGTTTATTGGGAGGAATGTTAACCACGGTTAGCCGCAATAAAGATAGAAGAATAGATGATGTCAGGATCTTTGAGCTCAGCCGGGTCTACCTGCCCGAAGGAGTTAAAAAACTGCCTGTCGAACAACTGAATTTATCAATTGCCTTTAGCGGGAAAAAACTGCCGAGCTGGAGGGTAAAACGGGGGCCTTTTGATTTTTATGATTTAAAAGGCCTGCTGGAAGTCTGTCTGGCGGATTTGAAAATAACTGACTATAGGATTATTGACCGGCAGTATCCCTGGTTAAACCCGGCCAGTTCAGCCTGTTTGGAGATCGGCAGCGATTATATCGGTTATCTAGGGGAAGCAGCCGAAGATTTGCTTGACAATTTTGATTTAAACAGCCCGGTTTATATTCTTGAGTGTAATTTTGATAAATTAGTTTCGCATAGCGTGCTAAAAAAGAAATTCAAACCAGTTATTAAATACCCCGCTGTTTGTTATGATGTAGCCGTGGTAGTCAAGGAGGCCATTGCCTCCGGAGAGGTGATTAGCCTGGTCAGGGCTGCCGGCGGTAAGTTGGTCAACAGGGTGGATTTATTTGATGTCTATCGGGGGAAACAGGTTCCCGAGGGCTGCAAAAGCCTTGCTTATTCTGTTGAATACCAGGCTGTTGACAGGACATTGACAACTAAAGAAGTAGACCAGGTGCATTCTAAAATTCGGCAGGACTTAGAGAAGAAACTGGGCGCTCGGATCAGATAA
- a CDS encoding TrkA family potassium uptake protein, which yields MKQFAVIGLGRFGLSVARILSEKGHQVLAIDILAEKVQEASSYVTQAVQVEITDEKGLRAVGIEHVDCAIVGIGGLEASILVTLTLKEIGISEIVSKAVNGLHGKVLQKVGATKVVFPERDMGIKLANSLVSPRIIEQIDLSSDYSIMETAVPREFTGSSLAQLGVRAKYGITIIAIRRKEPVVTEEGKSEVRESVNILPEANYIIKEDDVLIIIGSNKDIEKLKKKG from the coding sequence ATGAAACAATTTGCAGTGATCGGTCTGGGAAGGTTTGGGTTAAGCGTGGCTCGGATTTTGAGCGAGAAGGGCCATCAGGTATTAGCAATAGACATTCTTGCTGAAAAGGTCCAGGAGGCCTCATCGTATGTTACTCAGGCTGTTCAGGTAGAGATTACTGACGAGAAGGGTTTAAGGGCTGTCGGCATTGAACATGTAGACTGTGCCATAGTGGGCATCGGAGGCCTGGAGGCAAGCATTTTGGTCACTTTGACCTTGAAGGAAATAGGGATAAGCGAGATTGTGAGCAAGGCAGTTAACGGCCTTCACGGCAAAGTACTGCAAAAGGTGGGCGCGACAAAAGTGGTTTTCCCCGAACGCGATATGGGAATAAAACTGGCTAATAGCCTTGTTTCTCCCCGGATAATCGAGCAAATCGACCTTTCCTCGGATTACAGTATTATGGAAACAGCGGTGCCCCGGGAGTTTACCGGAAGTTCGTTAGCGCAATTAGGAGTAAGGGCAAAATACGGCATTACGATTATTGCGATCAGAAGGAAAGAACCCGTGGTTACCGAAGAAGGGAAATCCGAGGTCAGGGAGTCAGTGAATATCCTGCCGGAAGCCAATTACATAATCAAAGAAGATGATGTCCTGATAATAATCGGCAGCAATAAAGATATAGAAAAATTAAAGAAGAAAGGTTAA